The proteins below are encoded in one region of Heterodontus francisci isolate sHetFra1 unplaced genomic scaffold, sHetFra1.hap1 HAP1_SCAFFOLD_817, whole genome shotgun sequence:
- the LOC137362480 gene encoding RAF proto-oncogene serine/threonine-protein kinase-like, protein DVAIKILKVTYPTPEQLQAFKNEVLVLRKTRHVNILLFMGFMTKPQMAIVTQWCESSSLYRHLHVLETKFDTFQLIDIARQTAQGMDYLHAKNIIHRDLKSNNIFLHEGLTVKIGDFGLATVKSRWSGSQQVEQPSGSILWMAPEVIRMQDNNPYSFQSDVYAYGIVLYEIMTGTLPYSYINNRDQIIFMVGRGYLTPDLSKVYRNCPKAMKRLIVDCIKVKRDERPLFIQILASIEMLQHALPKIERSASEPSLHRAVQAEDVNPFVLTTSRLMPS, encoded by the exons GAAAACGAGACACGTCAATATCCTGCTGTTCATGGGCTTCATGACAAAGCCGCAAATGGCCATCGTCACTCAGTGGTGTGAGAGCAGCAGCCTTTACCGTCACCTGCACGTCCTTGAGACCAAATTCGACACCTTCCAGCTCATTGACATCGCTCGGCAAACTGCacagggcatgga TTATCTTCACGCAAAAAATATCATCCACAGAGACTTGAAATCAAACA ATATCTTCCTGCACGAGGGACTGACGGTGAAAATCGGGGACTTCGGCCTGGCAACGGTGAAGTCCCGATGGAGCGGCTCACAACAAGTGGAGCAGCCGAGCGGATCTATCCTGTGGATG GCTCCAGAAGTGATCAGGATGCAGGACAACAACCCGTACAGTTTCCAATCAGACGTTTATGCCTATGGAATCGTGCTTTATGAGATCATGACTGGGACGCTGCCGTACTCATACATCAACAACCGAGACCAG ATTATCTTCATGGTTGGCCGTGGGTACCTGACCCCTGACCTCAGCAAGGTGTACCGCAACTGTCCGAAGGCGATGAAGCGGCTGATTGTGGACTGTATAAAAGTGAAACGGGATGAGCGCCCCCTGTTTATACAG ATACTGGCTTCCATCGAGATGCTACAGCACGCCCTCCCAAAGATCGAGCGGAGTGCCTCCGAGCCCTCGCTGCACCGGGCCGTGCAGGCCGAGGACGTCAACCCCTTTGTGCTGACCACGTCGCGGCTCATGCCTTCGTAA